Proteins encoded in a region of the Triticum dicoccoides isolate Atlit2015 ecotype Zavitan chromosome 3A, WEW_v2.0, whole genome shotgun sequence genome:
- the LOC119271970 gene encoding uncharacterized protein LOC119271970 → MSSTTQSAGVSAKCAAWAQERRPFTHPIEIPAASGAPDERRGRGEEEDGGEVEPPHVLMARRRAASSVCSGQGRTLKGRDLTRTRDSVLRMTGFIES, encoded by the coding sequence ATGTCGTCGACGACGCAGAGCGCGGGCGTGTCGGCGAAATGCGCGGCGTGGGCGCAGGAGCGGCGGCCGTTCACGCACCCGATCGAGATCCCGGCGGCCTCGGGCGCGCCGGACGAGCGGAGGGGccgcggcgaggaggaggacggcggggAGGTGGAGCCGCCGCACGTGCTCATGGCGCGGCGCAGGGCGGCCTCCTCGGTGTGCTCCGGCCAGGGGCGgacgctcaagggccgggacctcaCGCGCACGCGCGACTCCGTCCTCCGCATGACCGGCTTCATCGAGAGCTAG